One window from the genome of Bdellovibrionales bacterium encodes:
- a CDS encoding YbaB/EbfC family nucleoid-associated protein, with the protein MKGFSGGMAQLMKQANQMQGKMKKVQEELAKAEYEGTAGGGVVTVKVNGEYKMTSLIIKEDVIKSGDVEMVQDLVLAATNEAVKIARETSQKEMEKVTGGMNIPGLF; encoded by the coding sequence ATGAAAGGTTTTTCTGGCGGTATGGCTCAGCTGATGAAGCAAGCTAACCAAATGCAAGGTAAGATGAAAAAGGTCCAAGAAGAACTCGCGAAAGCTGAGTACGAAGGAACTGCCGGCGGTGGCGTTGTTACTGTGAAAGTAAACGGCGAATACAAAATGACTTCTTTGATCATCAAAGAAGATGTCATCAAATCAGGCGATGTTGAGATGGTACAAGATTTGGTTTTGGCAGCAACAAACGAAGCTGTAAAGATCGCTCGTGAAACTTCGCAAAAAGAGATGGAAAAAGTTACTGGCGGCATGAACATTCCTGGTCTATTCTAG
- the recR gene encoding recombination protein RecR, translating into MLNIPALEKLVHELSRLPGIGPKTAQRLAYHILKSKDNYTDRLSEALIRVRAEVHTCKTCYNYTDADECKYCKDVHRTDESICVVEEPSDIMKIESSGAFRGRYHVLHGVISPLEGISAQDLKIKELVARVDAGLNGDGPQIREIILALDADLEGDTTILYLAKTLQGKGVRLSRLAHGVPIGSDIDFVDDRTVGQALENRVEL; encoded by the coding sequence ATGCTGAATATTCCCGCACTCGAAAAATTAGTTCACGAACTCAGCCGACTTCCGGGCATCGGTCCGAAGACGGCTCAGCGCTTGGCGTATCATATCCTCAAGTCGAAGGATAACTACACCGATCGCTTGAGCGAGGCTTTGATTCGTGTGCGTGCGGAAGTTCACACCTGCAAAACTTGCTATAACTACACAGACGCTGATGAGTGCAAATACTGCAAAGACGTTCATCGTACCGATGAATCAATCTGCGTGGTGGAAGAGCCTTCGGACATCATGAAGATTGAGTCCTCGGGTGCTTTCCGCGGTCGTTACCATGTTCTGCATGGAGTGATCTCGCCTCTCGAGGGCATCAGCGCTCAAGATCTGAAAATCAAAGAACTCGTAGCACGCGTTGACGCGGGGCTTAATGGCGATGGACCTCAAATCCGCGAGATCATTCTGGCTTTGGACGCCGATCTCGAGGGAGATACGACCATTCTTTACCTCGCAAAGACTCTTCAAGGCAAAGGCGTCAGATTAAGTCGCCTTGCTCATGGGGTTCCTATTGGCAGCGACATTGATTTCGTGGATGATAGAACCGTGGGTCAGGCCTTAGAAAACCGCGTGGAGCTGTAA